One region of Streptomyces davaonensis JCM 4913 genomic DNA includes:
- a CDS encoding serine/threonine-protein kinase gives MQPLGVDEPTTVGPYRLLGRLGSGGMGRVYLGRSAGGRTVAVKIVHPHFALDEEFRARFRREVEAARRVGGAWTAPVLDADPEASVPWVATAYAAGPSLTAAVTDSGALPEHTVRVLGAGLAEALTAVHELGLVHRDVKPSNVLLTLDGPLLIDFGIARATDGTASLTSTGVSIGSPGYMSPEQILGKGVTGAADVFSLGAVLAYAATGEQPFPGDSSAALLYKVVHEEPELGSLEGELREVVKACLNKTPADRPTPGELARRLAPQGAAGLVAQGWLPGALVERVSRSAVQVLNLEAAGGDQPSGPVGFSSPSMAATGSVAPVGDFGPPPVMPPPVPVHVPVPVVPEPRDAVPEDTRPPGKLSVSVAATSVPGAGGRGRRMSCTVALAVAGALAAVTVGSTFVFDLLPDNSASDQAGSTEPEASYSQEPSDSAATPAGTLAPYLGTWEGQGVALDGKLPLGTFRLTVKEAEAGEKLGTLRQTDVLGGVCNDVLTLKSVSAKRLVATSVGAKSNHKGCNPATTTVTLTPVGDDLDYASDSEESGNPTSRLSRID, from the coding sequence ATGCAGCCGCTCGGAGTCGACGAGCCGACCACCGTGGGGCCGTACCGGCTGCTCGGCCGGCTCGGCTCCGGTGGCATGGGCCGGGTCTACCTGGGCCGTAGCGCCGGTGGCCGCACGGTCGCCGTCAAGATCGTGCATCCGCACTTCGCGCTCGACGAGGAGTTCCGGGCCCGCTTCCGGCGTGAGGTCGAGGCCGCGCGCCGGGTCGGCGGCGCGTGGACGGCACCCGTCCTGGACGCCGACCCGGAGGCGTCGGTGCCGTGGGTCGCGACGGCGTACGCGGCGGGGCCGTCCCTGACGGCAGCGGTGACCGACTCCGGCGCGCTGCCCGAGCACACGGTACGAGTGCTCGGGGCCGGGCTCGCCGAGGCGCTGACGGCGGTGCACGAACTGGGGCTTGTGCACCGGGACGTCAAGCCGTCCAACGTCCTGCTGACCCTCGACGGCCCGCTCCTGATCGACTTCGGCATCGCCCGCGCCACGGACGGCACGGCGTCGCTCACCTCCACCGGCGTCTCGATCGGCTCGCCCGGCTACATGTCCCCCGAGCAGATCCTCGGCAAGGGCGTCACCGGCGCGGCGGACGTCTTCTCCCTGGGCGCGGTGCTGGCGTACGCGGCGACGGGGGAGCAGCCCTTCCCCGGTGACTCCTCGGCGGCCCTCCTCTACAAGGTGGTGCATGAGGAGCCCGAACTCGGCTCGCTGGAGGGCGAGTTGCGGGAGGTGGTGAAGGCGTGCCTGAACAAGACGCCTGCCGACCGGCCCACTCCGGGTGAGCTGGCCCGGAGGCTGGCTCCGCAGGGGGCGGCGGGGTTGGTGGCTCAGGGGTGGCTGCCCGGGGCGTTGGTGGAGCGGGTGAGCCGTAGCGCGGTGCAGGTGCTGAACCTGGAGGCCGCGGGCGGGGATCAGCCTTCGGGGCCGGTGGGGTTCAGCAGTCCATCGATGGCGGCCACGGGTTCTGTGGCTCCTGTCGGGGACTTCGGGCCGCCGCCGGTCATGCCGCCACCGGTCCCTGTCCACGTTCCCGTCCCCGTTGTTCCCGAGCCGCGTGATGCCGTACCGGAGGACACTCGGCCGCCCGGCAAGCTGTCTGTGTCCGTGGCAGCGACCTCGGTGCCGGGGGCCGGTGGGCGGGGCCGTCGGATGAGCTGCACGGTGGCGCTGGCGGTGGCCGGCGCGTTGGCGGCGGTGACGGTGGGCTCGACGTTCGTATTCGACCTGCTGCCGGACAACTCGGCGTCCGACCAGGCCGGTTCGACAGAACCCGAAGCGTCCTACTCCCAGGAGCCCAGCGACTCCGCCGCCACCCCCGCGGGCACCCTCGCCCCCTACCTCGGCACCTGGGAGGGCCAAGGGGTCGCCCTGGATGGCAAGCTTCCCCTCGGTACCTTCCGCCTCACCGTCAAGGAGGCGGAGGCGGGCGAGAAGCTGGGCACCCTCCGCCAGACGGACGTCCTCGGCGGCGTCTGCAATGACGTACTGACTCTGAAGTCCGTGTCCGCCAAGCGGCTCGTGGCGACCTCCGTGGGCGCCAAGTCCAACCACAAGGGCTGCAACCCGGCGACCACGACGGTCACCCTCACTCCGGTGGGCGATGACCTCGACTACGCCTCGGACAGCGAGGAGTCGGGGAACCCGACGTCCCGGCTGTCGAGGATCGATTAG
- a CDS encoding menaquinone biosynthetic enzyme MqnA/MqnD family protein: MDNSRTRPRVGHIQFLNCLPLYWGLARTGTLLDFELTKDTPEKLSEQLVQGDLDIGPITLVEFLKNADDLVAFPDIAVGCDGPVMSCVIVSQVPLEKLDGARVALGSTSRTSVRLAQLLLSDRYGVRPDYYTCPPDLSLMMQEADAAVLIGDAALRANLLDGPRYGLEVHDLGALWKEWTGLPFVFAVWAARRDYLEREPLITRKVHEAFLASRNLSLEEVGKVAEQASRWEAFDEHVLERYFTTLDFRFGAPQLAAVAEFARRVGPTTGFAADVKVDLLQP; the protein is encoded by the coding sequence GTGGACAATTCTCGCACCCGGCCGCGCGTCGGCCACATCCAGTTCCTGAACTGCCTGCCCCTGTACTGGGGGCTCGCGAGAACGGGCACGCTCCTCGACTTCGAGCTGACCAAGGACACCCCGGAGAAGCTCAGCGAGCAGCTGGTGCAGGGAGACCTCGACATCGGGCCCATCACCCTGGTCGAGTTCCTCAAGAACGCCGACGACCTGGTCGCCTTCCCCGACATCGCGGTCGGCTGCGACGGACCGGTGATGTCGTGCGTGATCGTCTCGCAGGTCCCGCTGGAGAAGCTGGACGGCGCCCGCGTCGCCCTGGGCTCCACCTCGCGCACCTCGGTCCGCCTGGCCCAACTCCTCCTGTCCGACCGCTACGGCGTGCGCCCCGACTACTACACCTGCCCGCCCGACCTCAGCCTGATGATGCAGGAGGCGGACGCGGCCGTACTGATCGGCGACGCGGCACTGCGGGCGAACCTGCTGGACGGCCCGCGCTACGGCCTGGAGGTCCATGACCTCGGCGCCCTGTGGAAGGAGTGGACGGGCCTGCCGTTCGTCTTCGCCGTGTGGGCAGCCCGCCGGGACTACCTGGAGCGCGAGCCCCTGATCACCCGCAAGGTCCACGAGGCCTTCCTCGCCTCCCGCAACCTCTCCCTGGAGGAGGTCGGCAAGGTCGCCGAACAGGCGTCCCGCTGGGAGGCCTTCGACGAGCACGTCCTGGAGCGCTACTTCACAACCCTCGACTTCCGCTTCGGGGCTCCGCAGTTGGCGGCGGTGGCGGAGTTCGCGCGGAGGGTGGGGCCGACTACGGGGTTTGCGGCGGATGTGAAGGTGGATCTGCTTCAGCCGTGA
- a CDS encoding cold-shock protein has translation MATGTVKWFNAEKGFGFIAQEGGGPDVFVHYSAINASGFRSLEENQQVSFDVTQGPKGPQAENVTPV, from the coding sequence ATGGCTACCGGAACCGTGAAGTGGTTCAACGCCGAAAAGGGCTTTGGCTTCATCGCCCAGGAGGGCGGCGGCCCCGACGTCTTCGTCCACTACTCCGCGATCAACGCGAGCGGCTTCCGTTCGCTGGAGGAGAACCAGCAGGTCTCCTTCGACGTGACCCAGGGCCCGAAGGGCCCGCAGGCGGAGAACGTCACCCCCGTCTGA
- a CDS encoding helix-turn-helix domain-containing protein, with protein sequence MADTPPRLPLDWIASSLRRERARTGLSLSELAKRAGIAKSTLSQLEAASGNPSVETLWALGVALGVPFSALVEPPTPAVQVIRAGQGPTVASEKAEYAATLLSASPPGARRDIYHLRAEPGAARESEPHIPGSVEHLIVSTGRVKAGPAGEEVELAPGDYMSYRADVPHSYEALAPGTTFVLVMQHV encoded by the coding sequence ATGGCCGACACCCCGCCCCGGCTCCCCCTCGACTGGATCGCCTCCTCTCTGCGCAGGGAACGCGCCCGCACCGGCCTCTCCCTCTCCGAGCTGGCCAAACGCGCCGGAATCGCCAAGTCCACGCTCTCCCAGCTGGAGGCGGCGAGCGGAAACCCGAGCGTGGAGACGCTCTGGGCGCTCGGTGTCGCCCTGGGCGTGCCGTTCAGCGCGCTGGTGGAGCCGCCGACACCGGCCGTACAGGTGATCCGCGCAGGTCAGGGGCCGACCGTGGCGTCGGAGAAGGCCGAGTACGCGGCCACCCTGCTCTCCGCCAGTCCGCCCGGGGCTCGCCGGGACATCTACCACCTGCGGGCCGAGCCCGGCGCCGCCCGGGAGTCGGAGCCGCACATTCCGGGTTCGGTGGAGCATCTGATCGTGAGCACGGGGCGGGTGAAGGCCGGTCCGGCGGGCGAGGAGGTCGAACTCGCGCCGGGCGACTACATGTCGTACCGCGCGGATGTGCCGCACTCGTACGAGGCGCTGGCGCCCGGGACGACGTTCGTGCTGGTCATGCAGCACGTGTAG
- a CDS encoding AzlC family ABC transporter permease, with amino-acid sequence MRTAERTARVSRELARDASLVWVASGVVGVSFGAIAVGGGLPVWVPVVMSVLVYAGSAQFSAVGVLLAGGGPLAAAATGLLLNTRTAAFSLAVADILGSGGRLSRLLGAHLVTDETVAFALAQADAERRRAAFWVSGVGLFVVWNVGVLAGALAGTALGDTAVYGLDAAFPAVLVALVLPTLREDAAVRRCAVVGAAVALAVSSVVPAGVPVLLALAGLLFYGRKAGAA; translated from the coding sequence ATGCGTACGGCAGAGCGAACAGCGCGGGTGTCCCGTGAGCTGGCCCGGGATGCGTCCCTGGTCTGGGTCGCGAGCGGGGTGGTGGGGGTTTCCTTCGGGGCGATCGCGGTGGGCGGGGGGTTGCCCGTCTGGGTGCCCGTCGTGATGTCGGTGCTCGTGTACGCGGGATCGGCGCAGTTCAGCGCCGTGGGAGTACTGCTCGCCGGGGGCGGTCCGTTGGCCGCTGCCGCGACCGGGCTGCTGCTCAACACCCGTACCGCCGCCTTCAGCCTGGCCGTGGCGGACATCCTCGGTTCCGGCGGCCGGCTGTCCCGGCTGCTCGGCGCCCATCTGGTGACGGACGAGACGGTGGCGTTCGCGCTGGCCCAGGCGGACGCGGAACGGCGGCGGGCCGCGTTCTGGGTTTCCGGGGTCGGGCTGTTCGTGGTGTGGAACGTCGGGGTCCTGGCGGGCGCGCTCGCGGGCACGGCCCTCGGCGATACGGCGGTCTACGGACTGGACGCGGCCTTCCCCGCGGTCCTGGTCGCGCTGGTCCTGCCGACCCTGCGCGAGGACGCGGCCGTGCGCAGGTGCGCGGTGGTCGGGGCGGCGGTCGCGCTGGCCGTGTCGTCGGTGGTCCCGGCGGGGGTGCCGGTGCTGCTCGCGCTGGCGGGGCTGCTGTTCTACGGCCGTAAAGCGGGTGCGGCATGA
- a CDS encoding AzlD domain-containing protein yields the protein MSATVAMILALAVGTYAFRLVGPVLHGRVELSSRVRELLSAGAVVLLAALLATGALTEGGGFAGWARPAGVLVGGVLAWRKAPFVVVVLGAAGVAAGLRWLGVP from the coding sequence ATGAGCGCGACCGTCGCCATGATCCTGGCGCTGGCCGTCGGGACCTACGCCTTCCGGCTGGTCGGGCCCGTGCTGCACGGCCGGGTGGAGCTGTCCTCCCGGGTGCGGGAGCTGCTGTCCGCCGGGGCGGTGGTGCTGCTGGCGGCGCTGCTGGCGACGGGGGCCCTGACGGAGGGCGGCGGGTTCGCGGGCTGGGCCCGCCCGGCCGGGGTACTCGTCGGAGGCGTACTGGCGTGGCGGAAGGCGCCGTTCGTGGTGGTGGTCCTGGGCGCGGCAGGGGTCGCGGCGGGCTTGCGGTGGCTGGGAGTGCCGTAA